A single Pantoea rwandensis DNA region contains:
- the purL gene encoding phosphoribosylformylglycinamidine synthase, which yields MMEILRGSPALSAFRVNKLLTRFQDAHLPVSDIYAEYVHFADVSAPLSADEHARLQRLLKYGPSLAEHAPQGRLLLVTPRPGTISPWSSKATDIAHNCDLPQVIRLERGMAFYVQAPQLTEAQWQQLASLLHDRMMETVFGDLNEAQQLFAHHEPQPLKSVDVLGAGRIALEQANTTLGLALADDEIDYLLNAFTKLGRNPNDIELYMFAQANSEHCRHKIFNADWIIDGEKQPKSLFKMIKNTFEHNPEHVLSAYKDNAAVMEGSKVGRFYADAQKGEYTFHQEEAHILMKVETHNHPTAISPWPGAATGSGGEIRDEGATGRGAKPKAGLVGFSVSNLRIPGFEQPWEEDFGKPERIVTALDIMTEGPLGGAAFNNEFGRPALNGYFRTYEERVNSHNGSELRGYHKPIMLAGGIGNIRADHVQKGEIVVGAKLIVLGGPAMNIGLGGGAASSMASGQSDADLDFASVQRDNPEMERRCQEVIDRCWQLGEANPILFIHDVGAGGLSNAMPELVSDGGRGGNFNLRDILNDEPGMSPLEVWCNESQERYVLAVAPAQLALFDELCKRERAPYAVIGEATEELHLNLADSHFDNNPIDMPLDVLLGKTPKMTRDVATQQAKGDALVRDGITVADAVNRVLHLPTVAEKTFLITIGDRSVTGMVARDQMVGPWQIPVANCAVTTASLDSYHGEAFSLGERAPVALLDFAASGRLAVGEALTNLAATAIGSLQRVKLSANWMAAAGHPGEDAGLYAAVKAVGEELCPALGITIPVGKDSMSMKTRWQQGTEEREMTSPLSLVITAFARVEDVRRTVTPQLQAAHDNLLMLIDLGNGANTLGATALSQVYRQLGDKPADVRDASQLAGFFNAIQALVAEQKLLAYHDRSDGGLLVTLAEMAFTGHCGIEADIAALGNDALAALFTEELGAVIQINAADRAAVEKVFADHGLSSNVHVIGQALPGDRFVIRSGDSAVYSESRTTLRTWWAETTWQMQRLRDNPACADQEHEAKKDDNDPGLNVHLTFKPEEDVAAPMIATGARPRVAVLREQGVNSHVEMAAAFHRAGFTAVDVHMSDLLAGRRGLEEFQALVACGGFSYGDVLGAGEGWAKSILFNGRVRDEFENFFHRPQTLALGVCNGCQMMSNLRELIPGSELWPRFVRNQSERFEARFSLVEVAASPSLLLDGMAGSHMPIAVSHGEGFVEVRDGAHLAQLESKGLVALRFVDNFGKVTENYPANPNGSPNGITAVTNESGRVTIMMPHPERVFRTVSNSWHPAEWGEDSPWMRIFRNARKQLG from the coding sequence ATGATGGAAATTCTGCGTGGTTCGCCCGCTCTGTCGGCATTTCGTGTAAACAAACTGCTGACCCGCTTTCAGGACGCTCACCTGCCAGTGAGTGATATTTACGCCGAGTACGTCCATTTTGCCGATGTCAGTGCACCGCTCAGTGCGGATGAACATGCCCGCCTGCAACGTCTGCTGAAATACGGTCCTTCTCTCGCCGAGCACGCGCCACAAGGGCGTCTGTTACTGGTGACGCCGCGTCCCGGCACCATTTCTCCGTGGTCATCAAAAGCCACCGATATCGCGCACAACTGCGATCTGCCCCAGGTTATCCGCCTCGAACGCGGCATGGCCTTCTATGTGCAGGCACCGCAGCTGACGGAAGCGCAATGGCAACAGCTGGCTAGCCTGCTACATGACCGCATGATGGAGACCGTGTTCGGTGACCTGAATGAAGCACAGCAGCTGTTCGCGCATCATGAACCACAGCCGCTGAAAAGCGTTGATGTGCTGGGTGCCGGTCGCATTGCACTGGAACAGGCCAACACCACGCTGGGCCTGGCGCTGGCCGATGACGAAATCGACTATTTGCTGAATGCCTTCACCAAACTGGGCCGTAATCCGAACGACATCGAGCTCTATATGTTTGCTCAGGCAAACTCCGAGCACTGCCGTCATAAAATCTTCAACGCCGACTGGATTATCGACGGTGAAAAACAGCCGAAGTCGCTGTTTAAAATGATTAAAAACACCTTTGAGCATAATCCTGAGCACGTGCTGTCTGCTTATAAAGACAACGCCGCGGTGATGGAAGGTTCAAAAGTGGGCCGCTTCTACGCCGATGCGCAGAAGGGCGAATACACCTTCCATCAGGAAGAGGCGCATATCCTGATGAAGGTGGAAACCCATAACCACCCCACCGCGATTTCGCCGTGGCCAGGTGCTGCGACCGGTTCCGGCGGTGAAATCCGTGATGAAGGCGCAACGGGACGTGGCGCGAAGCCAAAAGCGGGCCTGGTCGGTTTCTCCGTCTCTAACCTGCGTATTCCTGGTTTTGAACAGCCGTGGGAAGAAGATTTTGGTAAGCCGGAGCGTATTGTTACCGCGCTGGATATCATGACTGAAGGCCCACTGGGCGGCGCAGCGTTCAACAACGAATTTGGCCGTCCTGCACTGAACGGTTACTTCCGTACTTATGAAGAGCGCGTGAACAGCCATAATGGCTCAGAACTGCGTGGCTACCATAAGCCGATCATGCTGGCGGGCGGTATTGGTAACATCCGAGCTGACCACGTGCAGAAGGGTGAGATCGTCGTTGGCGCGAAACTGATCGTGCTCGGCGGGCCTGCGATGAACATTGGGCTCGGCGGCGGAGCAGCCTCTTCAATGGCGTCTGGTCAGTCTGATGCGGATCTGGATTTTGCATCAGTCCAGCGCGACAACCCAGAAATGGAGCGTCGCTGCCAGGAAGTGATCGATCGTTGCTGGCAGCTGGGCGAAGCCAACCCGATTCTGTTCATCCACGATGTGGGTGCAGGCGGTCTGTCGAACGCCATGCCAGAGCTGGTGAGCGATGGCGGCCGTGGTGGTAACTTCAACCTGCGCGACATTCTCAACGATGAGCCAGGCATGAGCCCGCTGGAAGTGTGGTGTAACGAATCCCAGGAACGTTATGTGCTGGCAGTGGCACCGGCTCAGCTGGCGTTGTTTGACGAGCTGTGTAAGCGTGAGCGTGCGCCATATGCGGTGATCGGTGAAGCCACCGAAGAGCTGCACCTGAACCTGGCGGATAGCCACTTCGATAACAACCCTATCGACATGCCGTTGGACGTGCTGTTGGGCAAAACGCCGAAGATGACGCGTGATGTTGCCACTCAGCAGGCCAAAGGCGATGCGCTGGTGCGTGACGGAATTACCGTGGCTGACGCCGTTAATCGCGTACTGCATCTGCCAACTGTGGCAGAGAAAACCTTCCTGATTACCATCGGTGACCGTTCGGTAACTGGTATGGTGGCGCGTGACCAGATGGTCGGCCCATGGCAGATCCCGGTAGCGAACTGTGCAGTGACCACCGCCAGCCTGGATAGCTATCACGGCGAAGCCTTCTCACTGGGCGAACGCGCTCCAGTCGCCTTGCTGGACTTCGCTGCATCTGGCCGTTTAGCGGTCGGTGAAGCGCTGACCAACCTGGCGGCCACTGCGATTGGTTCACTGCAGCGTGTGAAGCTGTCTGCGAACTGGATGGCGGCAGCGGGTCACCCGGGTGAAGATGCCGGTTTATATGCGGCAGTGAAAGCGGTCGGTGAAGAACTTTGTCCGGCGCTGGGCATCACGATTCCAGTGGGCAAAGACTCAATGTCGATGAAAACCCGCTGGCAGCAGGGTACCGAAGAGCGTGAGATGACCTCGCCGCTGTCGCTGGTGATCACCGCCTTTGCGCGTGTAGAAGACGTGCGCCGCACCGTAACGCCTCAACTGCAAGCTGCCCATGATAACCTGCTGATGCTGATTGATCTGGGCAACGGCGCAAACACCCTGGGTGCTACTGCACTGTCACAGGTTTACCGTCAGTTAGGCGATAAGCCAGCCGACGTGCGTGATGCATCGCAGCTGGCAGGCTTCTTCAACGCCATTCAGGCGCTGGTGGCCGAGCAGAAGCTGCTGGCTTACCATGACCGTTCTGATGGCGGCCTTCTGGTCACGCTGGCTGAAATGGCCTTCACCGGTCACTGCGGTATCGAAGCCGATATCGCCGCGCTGGGTAACGATGCGCTGGCAGCACTGTTCACCGAAGAGTTGGGTGCAGTGATCCAGATTAATGCCGCTGATCGTGCAGCCGTTGAGAAAGTGTTTGCCGACCATGGTCTGAGCAGCAATGTGCATGTGATCGGTCAGGCACTGCCGGGCGATCGCTTTGTCATCCGTTCTGGCGACAGCGCGGTGTACAGCGAAAGCCGTACCACGCTGCGTACCTGGTGGGCAGAAACCACCTGGCAGATGCAGCGTCTGCGTGACAACCCTGCCTGTGCCGATCAGGAGCACGAAGCGAAGAAAGACGACAACGATCCTGGCCTGAACGTCCATCTGACCTTCAAGCCAGAAGAAGATGTTGCGGCGCCGATGATCGCCACAGGTGCGCGTCCTCGTGTTGCCGTGCTGCGTGAGCAGGGCGTGAACTCCCACGTTGAGATGGCGGCTGCCTTCCACCGCGCTGGTTTCACCGCAGTCGATGTGCACATGAGCGATCTGCTGGCGGGCCGCCGCGGCCTGGAAGAGTTCCAGGCGCTGGTCGCGTGCGGTGGCTTCTCTTACGGTGACGTATTGGGGGCAGGTGAAGGTTGGGCGAAATCGATTCTGTTCAACGGCCGTGTGCGTGATGAGTTCGAAAACTTCTTCCACCGTCCACAGACGCTGGCGCTGGGCGTATGTAACGGCTGCCAGATGATGTCGAATCTGCGTGAGCTGATTCCGGGCAGCGAACTGTGGCCACGCTTTGTACGTAACCAGTCAGAGCGGTTTGAAGCACGTTTCAGCCTGGTCGAAGTGGCTGCGAGTCCATCGTTGCTGCTGGACGGCATGGCCGGTTCTCATATGCCAATTGCCGTGTCGCACGGTGAAGGTTTCGTGGAAGTGCGTGACGGTGCACATCTGGCCCAGCTGGAAAGCAAAGGTCTGGTGGCGCTGCGCTTCGTAGACAACTTCGGTAAAGTGACCGAAAATTACCCAGCCAACCCGAACGGCTCGCCGAACGGTATCACTGCGGTAACCAACGAAAGCGGTCGCGTCACTATTATGATGCCGCACCCAGAGCGCGTGTTCCGCACCGTGAGCAACTCCTGGCACCCAGCAGAGTGGGGCGAAGACAGCCCGTGGATGCGTATCTTCCGCAACGCACGCAAGCAGCTGGGCTAA